The Pseudomonadota bacterium genome has a segment encoding these proteins:
- a CDS encoding DUF2283 domain-containing protein produces the protein MRMHYSQDADALYIRLKETKIENTDEIADGVILDYDVNGSVVGIEILSVSKTVDIGQLIIQSFDKVMVETKVA, from the coding sequence ATGAGGATGCATTACTCACAAGATGCAGATGCGCTTTATATCCGTTTAAAAGAAACAAAAATAGAAAATACAGACGAAATAGCGGATGGCGTTATATTGGATTACGACGTAAACGGCAGTGTGGTTGGGATTGAAATTCTTTCAGTATCAAAAACTGTTGATATAGGACAACTTATTATACAATCTTTTGATAAGGTAATGGTGGAGACCAAGGTCGCCTGA
- the folD gene encoding bifunctional methylenetetrahydrofolate dehydrogenase/methenyltetrahydrofolate cyclohydrolase FolD, whose product MTAKIISGTEIASRIREEIKEDAARLMEQHGIAPGLATIIVGRNPASVSYVTAKQKTAKDLGFYSVQEDLPEDVSEEALLEIIQKYNKDPKIHGILVQLPLPKQINENRVLYAIDPDKDVDGFHPTNVGRLMIGEARFYPCTPYGIQHLLMRSGVQIDGAEVVIVGRSNIVGKPIAMMLVQKAKGANATVTLCHTGTRDLASHTKRADILIVAAGRPRAITADMVKEGAVVIDVGVNRIGMTPEGKAKLCGDVDFDGVKEKASMITPVPGGVGPMTITMLMLNTIQAAKMRIDT is encoded by the coding sequence ATGACGGCGAAGATCATAAGCGGGACAGAGATTGCATCCCGGATCAGAGAAGAGATCAAAGAAGATGCTGCAAGGTTAATGGAGCAGCATGGAATTGCGCCCGGGCTTGCAACGATTATTGTGGGCAGGAACCCTGCATCTGTGAGTTATGTGACGGCAAAGCAGAAGACGGCAAAAGACCTCGGGTTTTATTCAGTTCAGGAGGATCTGCCGGAAGATGTTTCCGAAGAGGCGCTTCTTGAAATCATTCAAAAATACAACAAAGATCCAAAGATACATGGAATACTCGTACAATTGCCGCTACCGAAGCAGATAAATGAAAACAGGGTTCTTTATGCAATAGATCCCGACAAGGATGTAGATGGTTTTCACCCCACGAACGTTGGGCGGCTTATGATTGGAGAAGCCCGTTTCTATCCTTGTACGCCATATGGAATCCAACATCTGCTCATGAGAAGCGGTGTACAGATAGACGGTGCAGAGGTAGTGATTGTCGGGAGGAGCAATATTGTAGGGAAACCTATTGCAATGATGCTTGTCCAGAAGGCAAAAGGCGCAAACGCAACGGTCACTTTGTGCCATACAGGAACACGAGACCTTGCTTCTCACACAAAACGTGCCGATATTCTCATAGTGGCTGCGGGTAGACCCAGGGCGATAACTGCTGACATGGTAAAAGAAGGTGCTGTTGTTATAGATGTAGGTGTAAACAGAATAGGGATGACGCCGGAAGGAAAGGCAAAGCTGTGCGGGGATGTGGATTTCGATGGCGTTAAGGAAAAGGCATCCATGATAACGCCGGTACCGGGCGGCGTTGGACCGATGACGATAACGATGTTAATGCTGAATACGATACAGGCAGCGAAAATGAGGATAGACACGTAG
- the cooS gene encoding anaerobic carbon-monoxide dehydrogenase catalytic subunit, which yields MSDNKIRSVDGATIELLDKAQKDGISTAFSRADEIKPCPIGIEESCCKVCAMGPCRLPRSKKDEQKERRGVCGATIDTVVARNFARKIAAGSASHSDHAREVAETFIKTARGEAQGFAIQDEVKLLEVALDFGIEIENREMKDIAVELGGKALEEFGKQHGELVYTKKAPLKRQEIWRKHGVMPRGIDREVVEVMHRTHMGVDQDYRHILLQATRCALADGWGGSMISTDLQDIMFGTPVPVLGSINLGVLKEDQVNVIVHGHEPLLPELLVTASRVPQIKELVEKVGAKGLNLTGMCCSANEVLMRHGIPCAGNFLQQELALVTGAVELMTVDVQCQMQGLQSVAECFHTRLVSTSDRAKIEGATHMEFHPENGLDTAKSILKMAIENYPNRRHEVYIPNYSQDIVAGFSHETINYLLGGLFRASYRPLNDNIINGRIRGVAGVVGCNNVRTPHDAAHLAMIKELIKNDVLVLTTGCAAMACGKAGLLTPEAAREYAGAGLAEVCETVGIPPVLHMGACVDNSRILIAATAMVKEGGLGDDISDLPAAGAAPEWMSEKALAIGQYFVASGVYTVFGTTWPTTGSDHVTRHLFEEYEDMLGGMWAFEADPVKAAHLMIDHIDKKRKALGIDKARERVLFDMAMRRALV from the coding sequence ATGTCTGATAATAAGATAAGAAGTGTAGACGGGGCAACTATTGAACTTCTGGACAAAGCTCAGAAAGATGGGATAAGCACAGCTTTTTCCCGTGCAGATGAAATAAAGCCATGTCCTATAGGCATTGAGGAAAGCTGCTGTAAGGTATGTGCTATGGGACCATGCAGGCTTCCCAGGTCTAAAAAAGATGAGCAGAAGGAACGCAGAGGGGTATGCGGCGCTACAATCGACACGGTTGTCGCAAGGAACTTTGCCCGGAAGATTGCAGCAGGTTCTGCCTCTCACTCCGACCATGCGAGAGAGGTGGCAGAGACATTTATCAAAACAGCGCGCGGTGAAGCCCAGGGGTTTGCGATTCAAGATGAAGTAAAACTCCTTGAGGTTGCCCTCGATTTCGGTATTGAAATTGAGAACAGAGAGATGAAGGACATAGCCGTTGAACTTGGCGGCAAGGCTTTGGAAGAATTTGGAAAACAACACGGTGAACTTGTCTACACAAAGAAGGCCCCACTGAAAAGGCAGGAAATCTGGAGAAAACACGGTGTTATGCCGAGGGGCATTGACAGGGAAGTTGTGGAGGTCATGCACAGGACGCATATGGGCGTTGACCAGGATTACCGGCACATACTCCTTCAGGCAACGAGATGCGCCCTTGCCGACGGATGGGGCGGTTCCATGATATCCACCGATTTACAGGATATTATGTTCGGCACCCCGGTGCCTGTCCTTGGCAGCATAAATCTCGGTGTTTTAAAGGAGGACCAGGTAAATGTGATAGTCCACGGCCATGAGCCTTTACTGCCCGAGCTGCTCGTTACTGCGAGCAGGGTCCCCCAGATCAAAGAGCTTGTCGAGAAAGTCGGCGCAAAAGGTCTGAACCTTACCGGCATGTGCTGTTCTGCCAACGAAGTGCTCATGAGACACGGCATCCCCTGCGCGGGGAATTTTCTTCAGCAGGAGCTTGCATTGGTTACCGGCGCAGTGGAACTGATGACTGTTGACGTGCAGTGCCAGATGCAGGGTCTCCAGAGTGTGGCAGAGTGCTTTCATACACGGCTTGTCAGTACATCCGACAGGGCGAAGATAGAAGGCGCAACCCATATGGAATTCCATCCTGAAAATGGTCTTGATACAGCAAAAAGCATCCTGAAGATGGCGATAGAAAATTACCCTAACAGGCGGCATGAGGTGTATATACCCAACTATTCACAGGACATTGTGGCAGGTTTCAGTCATGAAACGATCAACTATCTCCTGGGCGGACTTTTCAGGGCAAGCTACAGACCCTTGAACGACAATATCATAAACGGAAGGATTAGAGGAGTGGCTGGTGTTGTGGGATGCAACAATGTAAGGACGCCCCACGATGCAGCGCACCTTGCAATGATAAAAGAACTTATTAAAAACGATGTACTTGTATTGACAACAGGGTGTGCGGCAATGGCATGCGGAAAGGCAGGACTCCTGACGCCGGAAGCGGCCCGCGAGTATGCCGGTGCAGGACTGGCCGAGGTCTGCGAGACAGTGGGTATCCCGCCTGTTTTACACATGGGCGCATGTGTTGACAATTCGAGGATTCTCATAGCCGCAACGGCCATGGTGAAGGAAGGGGGACTCGGTGACGATATCAGCGATCTGCCTGCTGCAGGTGCTGCGCCGGAATGGATGAGCGAAAAGGCCCTTGCCATCGGACAGTATTTTGTAGCCTCAGGCGTTTATACGGTCTTTGGAACAACATGGCCCACAACAGGGAGCGACCATGTTACCCGCCATCTTTTTGAAGAGTACGAGGATATGTTAGGGGGCATGTGGGCATTCGAGGCTGACCCTGTAAAGGCAGCCCATCTTATGATCGACCACATTGATAAAAAGAGAAAAGCGCTGGGGATTGACAAAGCAAGAGAGCGGGTGCTTTTCGATATGGCCATGAGAAGGGCGCTGGTATAA
- a CDS encoding acetyl-CoA decarbonylase/synthase complex subunit delta: MAFEIPKIKYSGKIKDIKIGVGPKAITIGGGNCYPFYLFEGEMVNQPRIAFEVWDNEPQEWQAWAIEPFADVINDPAAWAKKCVDVYDAEIIALQLKSADPNGMNRDVEEVVAVVKRVADAVDVPLIIWGTGDDEKDIVLLRRVAEVCEGKNVAIGPVTEKNYKQIGAVAIAYNHVVLASTPIDVNLAKQLNILLGNLGVPDEKIAMDPTTGGLGYGLEYSYSVIERDRMAALTQEDAKLQYPIVCNLAQEVWKTRETRLTKAEEPKLGDEKKRSVLMEAVTAMSLLIAGADIAIMRHPDSAALIKDMIKELTL, translated from the coding sequence ATGGCTTTTGAAATTCCAAAAATAAAATATTCAGGGAAGATAAAGGATATAAAAATCGGTGTTGGACCAAAGGCAATTACTATAGGCGGCGGGAACTGCTATCCCTTTTATCTTTTTGAAGGGGAAATGGTCAATCAGCCGAGAATAGCCTTTGAAGTGTGGGACAACGAGCCGCAGGAATGGCAGGCATGGGCCATAGAGCCTTTTGCGGATGTTATCAATGACCCTGCCGCATGGGCAAAAAAATGCGTAGATGTATATGATGCCGAGATCATTGCTTTGCAGCTTAAGAGCGCTGACCCTAACGGTATGAACAGGGACGTGGAAGAGGTTGTGGCTGTGGTCAAGAGGGTTGCCGATGCTGTTGATGTCCCTCTTATCATCTGGGGAACAGGTGATGACGAAAAGGACATTGTTTTATTAAGAAGGGTAGCCGAGGTGTGCGAAGGGAAGAATGTTGCAATCGGCCCGGTAACAGAAAAAAACTACAAGCAGATCGGGGCAGTAGCTATTGCATATAATCATGTTGTGCTTGCATCAACCCCGATAGACGTAAACCTTGCAAAACAGTTAAATATCCTCTTAGGGAACCTTGGTGTGCCTGATGAAAAAATCGCTATGGACCCCACAACCGGCGGGCTGGGTTATGGTCTTGAATATTCTTATTCTGTGATTGAGCGCGACAGGATGGCAGCCCTTACCCAGGAGGATGCGAAACTCCAGTATCCCATTGTTTGTAATCTTGCCCAGGAGGTCTGGAAGACGAGGGAGACAAGATTGACTAAAGCAGAAGAACCGAAGCTCGGGGATGAAAAGAAGAGGTCTGTGCTGATGGAGGCTGTTACGGCCATGAGCCTTCTGATTGCCGGAGCAGATATTGCGATTATGAGACACCCCGACAGTGCGGCACTCATTAAGGATATGATTAAAGAGCTAACTCTTTAA
- a CDS encoding AAA family ATPase has product MPKVIAIAGKGGVGKTTICGLLIRYLIEEVKDGTVLAVDADPNSNLNELLGVDVTATIGETRELMKKDVPQGMTKDVWFEYKVHEAIIESKGFDLLVMGRPEGPGCYCAANSLAKKSIDTLKENYAYVVVDNEAGMEHISRLVTQDIDQLYVVSDATPRGVMTAKRILDLIGDLGLNIKKVEIVINRLKDGQGDKLTGIAAQNGGEVAGTIRDDDVLARDDIEGKPIFSLDKKSAVLVDAYKIFEKTLNLEFRM; this is encoded by the coding sequence ATGCCAAAAGTTATAGCAATTGCCGGAAAAGGCGGAGTCGGGAAGACAACAATCTGCGGACTTCTGATAAGGTATCTTATTGAGGAAGTGAAAGATGGGACTGTCCTTGCCGTAGATGCCGATCCGAATTCAAACCTGAATGAACTGCTCGGCGTAGACGTCACAGCAACGATCGGTGAGACACGCGAGCTTATGAAGAAGGATGTGCCCCAGGGTATGACAAAGGATGTCTGGTTCGAATACAAGGTACACGAGGCAATTATCGAGAGCAAGGGTTTTGACCTCCTTGTCATGGGCAGGCCTGAAGGACCGGGTTGCTATTGTGCTGCAAACAGCCTTGCAAAAAAATCTATTGATACCTTGAAAGAGAACTATGCCTATGTGGTTGTGGATAATGAAGCCGGCATGGAGCACATCAGCAGGCTTGTTACCCAGGATATAGACCAATTATATGTTGTTTCGGATGCGACACCGAGGGGCGTGATGACTGCAAAACGTATCCTTGACCTGATCGGGGATCTGGGCTTGAATATAAAAAAGGTTGAGATTGTGATCAACAGATTAAAAGATGGTCAGGGGGATAAGCTGACAGGTATAGCCGCACAAAACGGCGGAGAGGTGGCAGGCACTATAAGGGACGACGATGTGCTTGCAAGAGATGATATTGAAGGGAAACCCATATTTTCCCTTGATAAAAAATCGGCAGTCCTTGTTGATGCATATAAAATATTTGAGAAAACGCTGAATTTAGAATTTAGAATGTAG